The genome window GGGCAAGTGGTGATTCAGAGCGTGAGCGGCAGTGGCGCCGAGTGATGCCACACGGCGAAGACGGCGGGTGAACCTGACGTTGCCCGTCAGAACCACCGGCCCTACGAGAGCGTGGTCCGGTCAGATTTCGCGGTCGACCGCCTCAGCGACGCGGGCGAGCTGGTGCATCAACTCGGCGAAGGCGTCGCTCTTGACGGACTGGGCGCCGTCGGTCAGGGCGTGCTCCGGATCGCTGTGAACTTCGATGATCAAGCCGTCCGCCCCCGCGGCGATCGCGGCCCGGCACATCGCCGGCACCATGTAGGCGTGGCCGGTGCCGTGGCTCGGGTCGATGATGATCGGCAGGTGGCTCTCCCGCTGCACAGCCGGGATGATGCCCAGGGCCAGCGTGTTACGGCAGTATTCCTCGAAGCTGCGGATGCCGCGCTCGCAGAGGATCACGTTCGGGTTGCCCGCCGTCATCACGTACTCCGCGGCGAACAGGAGCTCTTCCAGCGTCGCGCTCCAGCCTCGCTTCAGGAGCACCGGCTTGGGCTGCTGGCCGACCGCGCTCAGGAGCCGGAAGTTGTGCATGTTCCGCGCGCCGACCTGAAGGATGTCGGCGTGGTGGGCGACCCGGCTCACGTCCGTCTCGCTGAGCACCTCGGTCACGATCGACAGGCCCGTCCGCTCGCGCGCCTCAGCCAGGTACTCCAGCGCCTCTTCGCCGAGCCCCTGGAACGCGTACGGGTTGGTCCGCGGCTTGAACGCTCCGCCGCGCAGGGCCGTCCCGCCCGCCGCTTTGACCGCGTCGGCGATTTCGATGATCTGGCGGCGACTCTCGATGCTGCACGGCCCGGCGATGACCGCGAGCTTGTGCCCGCCGACGGCGAAGCCGGTCTCCTTGATCTGGACCACCGTCCGTTCCCGCTTGACCTCGCGCGAGGCGATCTTGTACGGAGCCAGGATCGGAACGATCCGCTCGACCATCGGCGCGGTCTCAAGCCGGCCCTTGTCCGCCATCCGCTTGTCGCCGATCGCCGCCACCACCGTCCGGTCGGTGCCGCGTATGACGTGGTCGCGCAGGCCCATCTCGCGGAGAAGTTGGACCACGTGCTCGATGCTTTCCGGGCTCGCCCCGGGTTCCATGACGATAATCATGCCGCGTCCTTTCCTGAAGTCCGATCCGCAATTATAGTCGGCGGCGGAGGGTCTGCAAACGGTGCAGTTGACAGAGGCGGCGTCGCTGAGGCGGCCGAAGGCGGATCATTCGTACCCGCACTGGTACTGGTCGTAGTTCTCGGCGTACTCGATCAGCCACTCGTCGGTCGATTCGTAGATCTGCGCGAGATAGTCCATGCATGGGTAGCGAATGGGAAAATGGAGAAAACTGGGCGATAGCTGCTGCATGGCGGTGGCCCGGTCGTCGCCGGCGATCAGCATGCGGTAGACCGCCGACACCCCGCCCGTCCGGTCGGCCCCGCCGAGGCAGTGGATCAGGATCGGGTACTGGGCCGTCTGGAGCGTCTCCACGATCGCCTCGAGCAGCTCCGGCTCGGGCAGCGAGCGGCCGCTCATCCGGAAATCGACCAGCGTAACACCCATCTCCTGACAGATTTGGGCCTCTTCATCGTACCAGGGATCGCCGGCGTGGTACCCCCGCAGGTTGATCACCGTCTTGAGGTCGAGCAGGTCGATCGCGTTCTCCAGCTCGAAACCGGTCGGCTGAGCGCTGCGGTAGGCCTTGCCCGGATCCAGCTCGTGCAGATTAAACGGCAGGTCCAGCCCGGAAAACAGAAACCGGGCGTCGGTGCACCCAACCAGCGTCGCCGCCAACAAAAGAACGACCGGAAAAGTGCGCAATCCACGACGGCTGACGGAACAGAATTGGGATCCCATACTCTCTGCGTAGCTCCTGTGTTTCCTATCCGGCGTCGCCGCCCGAAGCGGCGATCGGGGCCTGTCATTATTGTAACCTTGATTGGCTGCGTGTCTACGGGCATGAGGTATTCGAGTTGTCGGCGTGCTGGAGGTTTGCTATGATCGAAATCGCGTGTGGGAGTTGAACTATGCCCAAGCTGACGCTGAGCATGGACAACGAGACGATCGCCCTGGCCCGGGAACTGGCCGCCGCGAGCGGCGTCAGCGTCTCGAACATGGTGGCGCGAATGATCCACGCAATGAAACGGCCGCCGCTTGGCAAGATCAGGATCGGCCCGATCGCACGACGGGCTTCCGGTCTTATCCGGATGGCGCCCGATGAGGATGAGCGGGAAACCCTCGCCGACGCCCTGATCGACAAGTACGAGTCGAGCAAGTGAACGTTCCAGAGGACATGAGTTCCTTCGTGTCTTGTACGAACCAAGCGGTTTGCGGTGCGTCTGATCCTGGATCGCCATCCGTGCAACGGAGCCCATCCTGGCTTCTGACTTCTGTATCCTTCTACCCGCGCGGTTCGATCTTTTCCATTCCGCCCATGTACGGCCGCAGAGCCTGCGGCACCGTCACCGAGCCGTCGGCGTTCTGGTAGAGCTCCAGCAGCGGGATCAGGATGCGCGGCGAGGCGATCACCGTGTTGTTCAGCGTGTGGCAGAAATGAATCTTGCCGTCGGCGTCGCGGTACCGCATGTTCAGACGCCGGGCCTGGAACTCATAGAATCGCGAGGCGCTGTGCGTCTCGCTGTAGGCCTGGCGCGACGGCATCCACGTCTCGATGTCGAACTTCTTGACCTGCCCGATGCCCAGATCGCCCGTGCAGACCGCCACTACGCGGTACGGCATGCCGAGCGCCTGGACCACCGCTTCGGCGTTGGCCAGGATCTCATCATGGAACGCGACACTCCTGCCCTCGTCAGCCGGCCCCACGATCACCTGCTCGACCTTGTCGAACTGGTGGATGCGGTAGATGCCCGCGGTGTCCTTGCCGTACGTGCCGGCTTCGCGCCGGAAACAGCTCGACAGGGCCACGAACTTCTTCGGCAGCGCCGCCTCGTCGAGAATTTCGTTGGAGTGATACGCCGTGACCGGGACCTCAGCCGTTCCGACCAGGTAGACGCCGTCACGCTCGCAGGCGTAGGCCTGCTCCTCGCCCCCGGGAAAATACCCGGTGCCGCGCATGACCTCCTCGCGGACCAGCAGCGGCGGGGAGATCGGCAGATATCCGCGGCTGATCATGTGGTCCATCGCCAGCCGCAAGACCGCCCAGTGCAGCATGGCCCCAGCCCCGGTGAGCATGTAGCTGCGGGTGCCCGCCAGTTTGACCCCGCGCTCCACGTCGATCAACCCGAGCTTCTCGCCAAGCTGAACGTGGTCGAGCGGCTCAAAGTCAAACTCGCGGACCTGGCCCACCCGCCGCAGCTCGACGTTCTCGGTATCGTCCTTGCCCAGCGGCACGTCCTCGGCCGGGATCTGCGGCACGCGAAGCATCAGCCGATCGAACTCCGGCGCCAGTTCCTCCTGACGGGCGGTCAGGTCCTTCTCGCGCTTCTTCAATTCGCTCATCTCGTCGATGAGCCGCTTCTTATCCTCAGCCGGAGCCTTGGCGATTTGCTTGCCCGCGGCGTTTTTGGCCGTCTGAATGTCCTGAAGATCCTGCTTGATTTGCTTAAGCTGCGAATCAATCTCCAAAAGCCGATCCACGTCGCACTCGATCCGCTTGACCTGCGCCGCCCACTTCACCTTGTCCGGGTTCTCCCGGATAAACCGGATGTCCAGCATGTCTGATCCTCGTTTCCTAAAAAAGGGGACATTCTACTTTTTCGTCCCCGTTTCTGTGTTTCCAACACTGCCAAGGGGTCAAAAAGTAGAATGTCCCCTTTTTTGGTCTGAGTTATTATCGGTCATTATCGCTTGGATACGTCGGCGAATCTCGGGCGACGCGAGGCGGTCGAGGAGCGATTCGAGTGTTTCCTCGCGGCCGTCGGCGCGGGCTTGGTGGTGCAACTGTTGCATCATTCGGTCGCGGCGGCGGGCGAAGGCGGCGAAGTGTTGTTCGAGCTGGTCGGCTGAGAAAGTGGCCAGGGGGTCCTTCTCGCCGAGTTGGGCGACCGCCCAGTCGAAGATGCCGCGGGCATCGGGTGCGAACCGATAGAGGGCGGCGAGGGCGGCGACCCGCTCGCCGAGGCTTGCCAAACGGTCGTAAAGTGTCTCAGGTAAAGCGGTTAACGCATCGACACGGGCCCGATCGGCGTCGAGCTTTTCCTTGAGCCGCTGCTCGTCATCAGCCGGCGCCTGACCCGGTCGGACCAGCCGGGCGGGGGGGATGACCATGGTCTTAACGCCAATGCCGGCGAAGTTGATGCGGATGCGCCGGGCGGTCTGTCCGGGGTATAATTCAATGCCGATGATCCGGCCGATGCCCCATTCGGGCCGAACCGGATTGGCCACCGCGTCGCCTTCTCGCCAAGGCTGATCCATGGACTATCCTGTGCTGCAACCTCTGAAATTTCCCCGACATACGGCGTTTAACGGCCGTCGCAGGGGGTTGGGAATCATTTAAGTTTTCCTTCGTGTACGTCCGAATAAATTCTAATCAAGGAAATCGTTTTTTCAGGGCAAAAATGGCGCGAAAATCAGCTATTGCAGCGATATCGGTGCTCTGCGGCCTGTTTGTGGGCTGTCAG of Phycisphaerae bacterium contains these proteins:
- a CDS encoding DUF3553 domain-containing protein, with product MDQPWREGDAVANPVRPEWGIGRIIGIELYPGQTARRIRINFAGIGVKTMVIPPARLVRPGQAPADDEQRLKEKLDADRARVDALTALPETLYDRLASLGERVAALAALYRFAPDARGIFDWAVAQLGEKDPLATFSADQLEQHFAAFARRRDRMMQQLHHQARADGREETLESLLDRLASPEIRRRIQAIMTDNNSDQKRGHSTF
- a CDS encoding dual specificity protein phosphatase family protein, with amino-acid sequence MAATLVGCTDARFLFSGLDLPFNLHELDPGKAYRSAQPTGFELENAIDLLDLKTVINLRGYHAGDPWYDEEAQICQEMGVTLVDFRMSGRSLPEPELLEAIVETLQTAQYPILIHCLGGADRTGGVSAVYRMLIAGDDRATAMQQLSPSFLHFPIRYPCMDYLAQIYESTDEWLIEYAENYDQYQCGYE
- the serS gene encoding serine--tRNA ligase codes for the protein MLDIRFIRENPDKVKWAAQVKRIECDVDRLLEIDSQLKQIKQDLQDIQTAKNAAGKQIAKAPAEDKKRLIDEMSELKKREKDLTARQEELAPEFDRLMLRVPQIPAEDVPLGKDDTENVELRRVGQVREFDFEPLDHVQLGEKLGLIDVERGVKLAGTRSYMLTGAGAMLHWAVLRLAMDHMISRGYLPISPPLLVREEVMRGTGYFPGGEEQAYACERDGVYLVGTAEVPVTAYHSNEILDEAALPKKFVALSSCFRREAGTYGKDTAGIYRIHQFDKVEQVIVGPADEGRSVAFHDEILANAEAVVQALGMPYRVVAVCTGDLGIGQVKKFDIETWMPSRQAYSETHSASRFYEFQARRLNMRYRDADGKIHFCHTLNNTVIASPRILIPLLELYQNADGSVTVPQALRPYMGGMEKIEPRG
- the aroF gene encoding 3-deoxy-7-phosphoheptulonate synthase, which encodes MIIVMEPGASPESIEHVVQLLREMGLRDHVIRGTDRTVVAAIGDKRMADKGRLETAPMVERIVPILAPYKIASREVKRERTVVQIKETGFAVGGHKLAVIAGPCSIESRRQIIEIADAVKAAGGTALRGGAFKPRTNPYAFQGLGEEALEYLAEARERTGLSIVTEVLSETDVSRVAHHADILQVGARNMHNFRLLSAVGQQPKPVLLKRGWSATLEELLFAAEYVMTAGNPNVILCERGIRSFEEYCRNTLALGIIPAVQRESHLPIIIDPSHGTGHAYMVPAMCRAAIAAGADGLIIEVHSDPEHALTDGAQSVKSDAFAELMHQLARVAEAVDREI